In Candidatus Acidulodesulfobacterium acidiphilum, the following are encoded in one genomic region:
- a CDS encoding nitroreductase — protein MELFEAIDSRTSKRDFEDKPVSKEIIDKILKLSLRAPSWANSQPWEIAVSTGKTSEFIKTNLYELAKNCTPINPDYPFPDSWPEKQNNNMFETGRHRFEYIGINRDDKEKRTEFSLSNYVFFHSQTAIFIYMDENLGIWSVFDCGFLAQNILLAAHGFGLGACPQAYLVAYPDILRKAFKLPNNKKFLLGISIGYYKKESKVNEIKTFRNEDFINYFE, from the coding sequence ATGGAATTATTTGAAGCTATAGATTCAAGGACGTCGAAAAGAGATTTTGAAGACAAACCCGTCTCCAAGGAGATTATAGATAAAATACTTAAATTATCGCTGAGAGCTCCTTCATGGGCAAATTCCCAGCCTTGGGAGATAGCGGTTTCTACCGGTAAAACCTCCGAATTTATTAAAACTAATCTTTATGAACTTGCGAAAAACTGCACCCCTATTAATCCGGATTATCCTTTTCCCGATTCCTGGCCGGAAAAACAAAACAATAATATGTTTGAAACCGGCAGACACAGGTTTGAATATATAGGCATCAACAGGGACGACAAAGAAAAAAGAACTGAATTTTCCCTTAGCAACTATGTTTTTTTTCATTCCCAAACCGCCATTTTTATATATATGGATGAAAATTTAGGCATATGGTCGGTTTTCGACTGCGGTTTTTTAGCGCAGAACATTTTACTTGCCGCACACGGCTTTGGCTTGGGCGCTTGCCCCCAGGCTTATTTAGTCGCATATCCAGACATTTTAAGGAAAGCGTTTAAACTGCCTAACAATAAAAAGTTTCTGCTCGGAATTTCAATAGGTTACTACAAAAAAGAAAGCAAGGTAAACGAAATAAAAACTTTCAGAAACGAAGACTTCATAAACTATTTTGAATGA
- a CDS encoding DUF488 family protein has product MLNIKRIYDEPSDEDGIRILVDRLWPRGISKEKAKIDFWFKDIAPSNELRKSFHEAAINFKEFKAKYLQELSEYNRIHNSSAGQDLDNSIAEILKLLKTGNKNVTLLYGLKNEINNNAAVLKEFILKQAK; this is encoded by the coding sequence ATGCTGAATATAAAAAGAATTTACGATGAACCGTCCGATGAAGACGGCATAAGAATATTAGTGGACAGGTTATGGCCGAGGGGCATAAGCAAAGAAAAGGCAAAAATAGATTTCTGGTTTAAAGATATAGCGCCGTCAAACGAATTGAGAAAATCGTTTCATGAAGCGGCAATAAATTTCAAAGAATTTAAAGCAAAATATTTGCAAGAACTTTCGGAATATAACCGTATCCATAATTCATCCGCCGGGCAGGATTTGGATAATTCGATTGCGGAAATATTAAAATTGTTAAAAACGGGAAACAAAAATGTAACTTTATTATACGGGCTTAAAAACGAAATAAACAACAACGCCGCGGTTCTGAAAGAATTTATATTAAAGCAAGCAAAATAA
- a CDS encoding cysteine hydrolase, giving the protein MKKANGVEIYENLKEILNPERSCLVVWDVQNGLVSRIYNKTEFVSDIKYLINALRGKIPIVYTLITPAAKEFRSSWSYYAMMKRFGVDDPAKLPDFMAKGSSDRNILEDIAPQDGDILLEKPTASIFIGTYFEQMMKNRNINTIIFTGIATEIGVESSARDAANRGFYPVIAEDCVSSMDKDAHGRSLENMRKMFICENSETIVENILK; this is encoded by the coding sequence ATGAAAAAAGCAAACGGAGTAGAAATCTACGAAAATTTAAAAGAGATACTGAATCCGGAGCGTTCTTGCCTTGTCGTGTGGGATGTTCAAAACGGCTTGGTTTCCAGAATATATAATAAAACGGAATTTGTTTCCGATATTAAATATTTGATAAATGCCTTAAGGGGTAAAATTCCCATAGTATATACCCTTATAACCCCTGCGGCAAAAGAGTTCAGGTCTTCATGGTCGTATTACGCTATGATGAAGCGTTTCGGCGTTGACGATCCCGCTAAACTTCCAGATTTTATGGCGAAGGGTTCAAGCGACAGAAATATTCTCGAAGATATAGCGCCGCAGGATGGCGATATACTGCTTGAGAAGCCTACGGCAAGCATATTTATCGGAACTTATTTTGAGCAGATGATGAAAAACAGGAACATAAATACTATTATTTTTACCGGAATAGCCACGGAAATAGGGGTCGAATCTTCTGCAAGGGATGCGGCAAACCGCGGATTTTACCCTGTAATCGCAGAAGACTGCGTATCTTCTATGGATAAGGACGCTCACGGCAGGTCTTTGGAAAATATGAGAAAAATGTTTATATGCGAAAATTCTGAAACTATCGTGGAAAATATTCTTAAATAA
- a CDS encoding APC family permease, whose amino-acid sequence MERSSLAGDKNKLHQILKLFDLSSLSISSVAPIFSIAAAGTSMVQSAGLYVPLAIGLIALPFLISSWIFLVLNKHFPNAGASYHWSRRIVGINYSNFQAWIIIMAYFWSIPPILIPASRFTLDLLGFNQFNVSYEILFALIWTAFAGLVLLYGTKLTAIVTQIFLFVEIIAVLLIGVIGYRIWDKFSYGMHSGSIFSFSNFNFSGILVCMIVGATIVDGWEIDSYASEESEKPKLTPGKSGIIGAIMVVVYYYIIWPILLHETSLKTLKSSPDVLLAWANNTNPAILPVIKLALVASTAGSLWLTTFILSRALFSMSRDKIMPKFFGFLSKKRVPKWSILIPLILSFATILLEIFFPSFENFFNIVLATAGFFLVAEFFLDSFNTIIFLLKYHKNIKHSITNHNHIIILSGAFFVFIYLGTILALFFVYGPKYFGSSIDLITAIMLLMGLCYTIWLLVSKKEQKIYMADFDDSIDIIPFEKDNGETDAALKDVSDVGKPLF is encoded by the coding sequence ATGGAAAGAAGTAGTCTTGCCGGCGACAAAAATAAACTTCATCAGATATTAAAATTATTCGATTTATCGAGTCTTTCAATCTCAAGCGTAGCGCCCATATTTAGCATTGCAGCCGCAGGAACGAGTATGGTTCAAAGCGCGGGACTATACGTACCTTTGGCTATAGGCTTAATTGCGTTGCCGTTTCTAATTTCATCATGGATTTTTTTAGTATTAAACAAACATTTTCCTAATGCGGGCGCATCGTATCACTGGTCAAGACGAATAGTCGGCATTAATTATTCTAATTTTCAGGCTTGGATTATAATAATGGCATATTTTTGGTCTATACCGCCTATTTTAATTCCGGCATCCAGATTTACGCTTGATTTGCTGGGTTTTAATCAATTTAATGTTTCTTATGAAATCTTGTTTGCATTAATATGGACTGCTTTTGCCGGATTAGTTTTATTATACGGCACAAAATTAACCGCAATTGTTACTCAAATATTTTTATTTGTAGAAATTATAGCTGTTTTGCTTATAGGGGTCATAGGATATAGAATATGGGATAAATTTTCATACGGCATGCATAGCGGCAGTATATTTTCATTTTCTAATTTTAATTTTTCCGGAATATTAGTATGCATGATTGTTGGGGCTACGATTGTTGATGGCTGGGAAATAGATTCATATGCTTCAGAAGAATCGGAAAAGCCAAAATTAACTCCGGGTAAAAGCGGAATAATAGGCGCAATAATGGTAGTTGTTTATTATTATATTATATGGCCTATTTTACTTCATGAAACGTCTTTAAAAACATTAAAATCAAGTCCCGACGTATTACTTGCATGGGCTAATAATACTAATCCCGCTATTCTGCCGGTTATAAAATTAGCCTTAGTTGCTTCGACGGCAGGGTCTTTATGGCTTACTACTTTTATATTGTCAAGGGCGCTCTTTTCAATGTCGAGAGACAAAATAATGCCAAAATTTTTTGGATTTTTATCAAAAAAAAGAGTTCCAAAATGGTCTATATTAATACCGCTGATTCTATCTTTCGCAACGATTTTGTTAGAAATTTTTTTTCCCTCGTTTGAAAATTTTTTTAATATAGTTCTGGCGACGGCAGGATTTTTTTTAGTAGCGGAGTTTTTTTTAGACAGTTTTAATACTATAATATTTTTATTAAAATATCATAAAAACATCAAACATTCCATAACTAATCACAATCATATTATTATCTTATCCGGCGCTTTTTTTGTTTTTATATATTTAGGAACTATTCTTGCATTATTTTTTGTTTACGGACCCAAATATTTCGGTTCTTCAATTGATTTAATTACTGCTATTATGCTTTTAATGGGACTTTGCTATACAATATGGCTGCTGGTTTCTAAAAAAGAACAAAAAATATATATGGCTGATTTCGATGATTCTATTGATATTATACCGTTCGAAAAAGATAACGGTGAAACCGATGCTGCTTTGAAAGACGTATCGGACGTGGGCAAACCGTTATTTTAA
- a CDS encoding sulfite oxidase-like oxidoreductase, whose protein sequence is MIPPNQKKVEDLIQLDLGYIPDVNIDDYRLTIQGSVENPAIFTYEDIVKIGNDKVTDDFHCVTGWTKESAEWEGVLSKKLAAIVKPLNNAKYVLIGSYDGYTTNVDTDFLLKDNSIFALKYAGQILTPEHGFPVRLVIPDKYAYKSAKWIKTITFLDKEELGYWEQRGYSNGADPFKEERYA, encoded by the coding sequence ATGATTCCGCCAAACCAAAAAAAAGTAGAAGACCTGATTCAGCTTGATTTAGGATATATTCCGGACGTAAACATCGACGACTACAGGCTTACGATACAAGGATCGGTCGAAAATCCGGCGATTTTCACTTACGAAGACATCGTAAAAATCGGTAACGATAAAGTAACCGACGACTTTCACTGCGTTACCGGTTGGACTAAAGAATCGGCGGAATGGGAGGGCGTTTTGTCGAAGAAACTTGCCGCTATAGTCAAACCCCTTAATAATGCAAAATACGTTTTAATAGGTTCTTACGACGGTTATACGACAAACGTAGATACCGATTTCCTTCTTAAGGACAACTCGATATTTGCCTTAAAATATGCGGGGCAAATTTTAACTCCGGAACACGGTTTCCCCGTTCGCCTCGTTATTCCCGATAAATATGCATATAAAAGCGCAAAATGGATAAAAACGATTACCTTTTTAGACAAAGAAGAGCTTGGATACTGGGAGCAAAGAGGCTATTCCAACGGCGCAGACCCGTTCAAAGAAGAAAGATATGCTTAG